The genomic interval TCTCCTTGCGTCAGGTAGAACCAGGCCAGCTGCTTGGCTCCGCTGGTGGAACGAGCGCGTCCACCCTTCGCGTTGACTCACCGGCGAAAGAAGGACGGGCTCCACCAAAGCGCTTCCCTTCGCTGCGGAACAGCGCAAGATTGAGGTACCAGTGACGCATCCGTGTCGCATTCCGGGTTGTGGCCTGGCAGAACGTCGCGACCGACGATTTGGCGCTAAGGGGCGCGGAGCCGATGGCAGAGAAACGGACACGGCTCATTGGGCGACGCAAGGCGGTCGGCCATACGCAGGAGACGTTGGCCGAAGCGCTCGATGTGGACCGCACCACCATTGGCCGGTGGGAGAGCGGTCGCGGTGAACCGCAGTCGTGGCTGCGGCCGAAGCTGGCCAGCGCGCTGGGCGTCAGCGTCGATGGCCTGGCCGACTTACTTGGTCCGACCACATCGGAACCAGCCGCCACCACCGTTGGAGTAATGCCGCCAGCCGTCGTCCCGTCGGTTGTGGTGACGCTGACAGAAGCAGTGGCGGCCGACGCGAACGACTCGGCGTTGCTCCTCGGCTTCGCCTCGCAGTCCAACGTGGACGAGCTCGTCCTGGAACAGCTGGAGGCTGACATCGCCCGGTTGGCCGCCGATTACGTCAGCCAACCCGTCGCCACCCTGTTTCGAGAGATCAGCCGCTTGCGCCAGCTGGTGTTCCACCTGCTACAGGGACGCCAACACCCCTATCAATCCACGCAGTTGTACTTGGCCGCAGGCCGGTTGTGCGGCCTGGCCACCCACGTGGCGCTGGACCTGGGCCAATTTCCGGCCGCCGCGACACACGCCCGGGCGGCGTGGCGTTGCGCCCAGTCCGCTGGCCACAACGAGCTGCGAGCCTGGATTCGCTCCGTCCAGTCCCTGATCGCCTACTGGCAGCGGGACTACTGCCAGGCGGCCGACCTGGCGCGGGACGGCCTGCGCTACGCCGATGGCGGCACCATCCGGTCGCGACTGCTGAGTCTGGAGGCCCGCGCCAGCGCCGCCTGCGGCGACCGGGCGGGCACGTTGCGAGCCGTCCAATCCGCTCAGGAAGCCCGG from Streptomyces spiramyceticus carries:
- a CDS encoding helix-turn-helix transcriptional regulator, whose amino-acid sequence is MAWQNVATDDLALRGAEPMAEKRTRLIGRRKAVGHTQETLAEALDVDRTTIGRWESGRGEPQSWLRPKLASALGVSVDGLADLLGPTTSEPAATTVGVMPPAVVPSVVVTLTEAVAADANDSALLLGFASQSNVDELVLEQLEADIARLAADYVSQPVATLFREISRLRQLVFHLLQGRQHPYQSTQLYLAAGRLCGLATHVALDLGQFPAAATHARAAWRCAQSAGHNELRAWIRSVQSLIAYWQRDYCQAADLARDGLRYADGGTIRSRLLSLEARASAACGDRAGTLRAVQSAQEARQLSAALPELPGVFTFPEAKQWAYAGTALLALGSKRHLSQAIEASSQAITLYQSAPERDQSSGDLLASHLDLATAHLAGGDLDGARDKLTVVLEAAPERRTASISSRLQVFGDRLAQPTYARSVSARSLRDSLQEACRRPALTNLPESTQ